The genomic segment GGATCAGAGCTTCGGCTGATAGCGCATTCGCGTCCCGTGCAGCAGTGAGAGCTCGATTTCACTCGCGCTCAATTCAATCGGGAAGTAGGCCCCGGAAATCTTGGCCGCATTGATGCTGGCTCCTTCGAGCTTCGCGTTGCGGAAATCGATACCTCGAAGATCGGCTTGCCGAAAGTAACACTCGCTGAAGTCCAATCCATCCGCCTCCAGCCCACGTAAGTCGAGGCCCCGCAAATCGCAGCGGGTCAGGTCGACCGGCTCGCCTCCCGCCCGTTTGACGTTGAACTCCTT from the Nitrospira sp. genome contains:
- a CDS encoding pentapeptide repeat-containing protein, translating into MENTTPPATGLRISNDPMYRLLREGCIKEFNVKRAGGEPVDLTRCDLRGLDLRGLEADGLDFSECYFRQADLRGIDFRNAKLEGASINAAKISGAYFPIELSASEIELSLLHGTRMRYQPKL